Sequence from the Sphingomonas suaedae genome:
GACGGGCGCGGAGAAGCTGCGGTTGATCGACAGCACCGGCCGCTCGGTCACGCCATCGAACGCGATCCGGGTTTCGGCATCCTTCAGCAGGACGAGTCGTTCCTCGATCAGCGGCGCCGCGGTTTCGCCGCCGAACAGCTTGAGCTTGAGCGGCAGCACCATCGGCGCCTTGTGGGGCTGTCCCGGCGTTGGGGGGACTGTCTGGCGCAGCGTCAGGTGCGCGCGCGCCTCAGCCGCAGCATGATCGAGCGTCGCGGTGACGCGCGGTGTTCCCGCCTGTGAATACCAGAGGCGGAATTGCGTCAGATCGGCGCCGCCCGCCTCCTCCATACACGCGACGAAATCCTCGCAGGTCGCGGCGGTGCCGTCGAACCGCTGAAAATACAGGTCGGTCGCAGCGCGGAACTTCTGCGGCCCCAGGATCGTGGCCATCATCCGGATGACCTCCGCACCCTTGTTGTAGATCGTCGCGGTGTAGAAATTGGAGATTTCCAGATATTCGTCCGGGCGCACCGGATGCGCGAGCGGGCCGCCATCTTCCGGGAACTGTGCCGCGCGCAATCCCCGCACATCTTCGATCCGCTTGACCGCCGCGCTGCCCTGATCCGCGCTGAACTGCTGATCGCGATAGACGGTGAAGCCCTCTTTCAGCGAAAGCTGGAACCAGTCGCGACAGGTGACGCGGTTGCCCGACCAGTTGTGAAAATATTCATGCGCCACCACCGCGGCGACGGCGTCATAATCATAATCGGTGGCGGTATCGGGATCGGCGAGAATGTAACGGCTGTTGAAGATGTTCAGCCCCTTATTCTCCATCGCCCCGAAGTTGAAATCATCGACCGCGACGATGTTGAAGACGTCGAGATCATATTCGCGGCCATAGACCCGCTCGTCCCAGGCCATCGACAGCTCGAGCGCGTGGAGCGCGTGATCGGTCTTGGGAAGGTCCTTTTCGCGCACCCAGATGCCGAGCTGGACCGCGCGCCCGCTGGCAGTGGTGAAGGTCGCACGGTTGGCGGCGAGGTCGCCCGCGACCAAAGCGAACAGGTATGAGGGCTTGGGGAAGGGATCGTGCCACTCGGCCCAATGGCGACCACTTTCCCCCTCGCCCGACGCGACCGGGTCGCCATTGGCGAGCAGGACGGGGTAGCGCGCCTTGTCGGCCGCCATGCGCACGCGATAGCGGGTGAGGACATCGGGGCGGTCGGGGAAAAAGGTGATGCGGCGGAAACCCTCCGCTTCGCACTGGGTGCACAGGATACCGCCCGAGGCATAGAGACCCATCAACTGGGTGTTGCGCGCGGGAACGATCTCCACCTCGGTCTCGACGCTATGGGCGTCGCCGGGCAGATCGACGACCAGCGCAGGACCGTCCATGCGCCAGGACGCGTCGGCGCCATCGACGCGCACCGCCAATGCAACCAGCCCGTCGCCATCGAGTCTGAGGGGCCGGTCATGCGTGCCGTTGCGCGTCACCGACAGCGATGCGCGCACCCGCGTCCGTTCGGGCGCAAGATCGAAATCGAGGTCCAGATCGGGCACCAGCCAGTCGGGCGGGGTGTAATCCGCGCGGCGGGTGATGGCGGGCGTGGCGGCAAGAGCGTCGATCATGGTCCAGCCTATAAGCCTGCGCGGCGCGGGCGGCACGCGAAGAAATTCGATTGCGGTGTGTCGTCGGGCTGCTACGCCTCAACCCATCTTTGGTTCAATCGGAAATCCAGCCTTGTCCAAGCCTGTCTTGTTGCGGTCCACCCTTGCGGTCGCGCTGATCGCCCTAACCCCCGCCGTTCTTGCCCAGGAAGCAACCGCGCCTGCGGCCGAAAGCGCTGCGGAGACGCTCAAACGGGTCAACGCCCCGCTTCCGCCTGCCCAGGCCGCGATGAAAGCCCATGTCCTGTTCCTTGCCAGCGATGCGATGCGCGG
This genomic interval carries:
- the pepN gene encoding aminopeptidase N — its product is MIDALAATPAITRRADYTPPDWLVPDLDLDFDLAPERTRVRASLSVTRNGTHDRPLRLDGDGLVALAVRVDGADASWRMDGPALVVDLPGDAHSVETEVEIVPARNTQLMGLYASGGILCTQCEAEGFRRITFFPDRPDVLTRYRVRMAADKARYPVLLANGDPVASGEGESGRHWAEWHDPFPKPSYLFALVAGDLAANRATFTTASGRAVQLGIWVREKDLPKTDHALHALELSMAWDERVYGREYDLDVFNIVAVDDFNFGAMENKGLNIFNSRYILADPDTATDYDYDAVAAVVAHEYFHNWSGNRVTCRDWFQLSLKEGFTVYRDQQFSADQGSAAVKRIEDVRGLRAAQFPEDGGPLAHPVRPDEYLEISNFYTATIYNKGAEVIRMMATILGPQKFRAATDLYFQRFDGTAATCEDFVACMEEAGGADLTQFRLWYSQAGTPRVTATLDHAAAEARAHLTLRQTVPPTPGQPHKAPMVLPLKLKLFGGETAAPLIEERLVLLKDAETRIAFDGVTERPVLSINRSFSAPVIVDTNRSAADLAFLSAHDDDPFARYEAMQQLMLDTLVAAVTQGRADHGPVIDAVANTLADPALDHAFVAEAVLLPSDSFIGDQLAVVDPEAVFQKREALRRDLGRALEAQWRTLYESVRANRFEYSPAGKGARRIKSVALGYINAGGAADGPDLAFAQFDAADNMTDRQGALTTLANSPSDKRIAALDIFYHRYSDNGLVLDKWFQTQALSTRADTLDAVEDLARHPDFTLANPNRARALIGAFAVNQRAFHSADGRGYRFVADQLIALDKLNPQTAAKLVPPLGRWRRFEADRATKMRAELERILAQPGLSKDMTEQVSKSLD